The DNA segment ACCCCTCAGCTGCTCTAGTACTAAGTCAGCTACGTCAGCCACTGGTGTGGGCCTTGTGGTATCGTCAACTATCAGCACCGCCTTAGCACTGGGCCTGACAAGACTGCGTAGCTCGACCCCATCTACGGGAGACGTGAGGGCCTTAGCAACTGCTTTGCGAGCGCTAACCCCAGGCCTTCTTTCCTGAGCTATTACTAAGCTTGGCTTAAGGCGCCGAGGTAGGTTGAAGCCCAGGAAGCCGTCTCCATACCTAAGCCTATAGGCCATCTTTAGGGCCCTCTGCCCCTTGGTGGGGAGGGTAAAACATGAGCAATACGCATAGGCGCTCGAGACACCCTATTAAGCTAAACGAGGGCCCTTAGGAACGCTAGGAAGGTTATTAGCACTATCGCCATGAGGGCTACGCTAGCTAGGATAAGCGGCCATGCCTCGCCTACGCCGAAGGCTATGGGTATTGGCCCTATGAACACGAACCCTCCTCCAGCTAGTTCTCCTCCAGCAATTAGCGGGATTAGGGCGAAAAGCAGCACGCCCACGGCTATCAGTAAGGCCCCAGCTATTCGCATTAGTGCAGGCAGCTTACTTGGGGGCCTAGGACTAACAACAAGAGGAGGCGTTATCGACAGGCAGTTGCGGCATAGCCACAGGGGCTCGTCGAAGCATTTGGCACACGCCCTTACACCACATCTATGACATACATAGCTAGCCTCCCCCAGCCTGCACAAGTCACACTTAGCCATGCTAAATTATCTAGCCGTACACGCCGATATAAGCTTAGCCAGTCGAGGTGAGCTAAAAAGAAAAAGAGGAAGGCTCAGCCTAGTAGGTCGAGGACCTCCTTCGGGGGCTTCTTAGTGAAGAAGCTCACTAAGAAGAACAGTAGTAGCGATATCACCAGCGCTGGTACGACTGGGTACACCCAGGCGAGAGGGTGGGTGGGCGCGGGGAACTTTCTATATATGAACAGGAACCAGGTGAGGCCAATCACTAGGCCAGACACCATTGAGGCGATGGTACCCGCCTTGGTAGCACCCTTCCAGTAGAGCCCTATCGTCACCGGGCCTACGAAGCACGCGAAGATAGTGCCGAAGGCTGCGCCCACTACTTCGACTATGATGCCTGGGGGTGAGAAAGCTAGGCCCATGGCTATTAGGGCGAAGATGAGAGGCATAACTCTAGCCATCGCGACCAGCTTAGGCTCAGCAGTCCCTGGCTTAGCAGTCTGGATGATGTCCCTGACGAGGGAGGCGGAGAGCACTATGAGGACGACAGCCAACGTAGATATGGACGCCGCTAGGATTGAGGCAGCGACAAGCCCGCTGACGCCCGGGGGCATGAGCCTCATTACGATCATCGGTATTACCCTGTCAGGGTCCTTCAGTAAGTCTCCCACCATCCCTGGCGGTATCGCAGGGTCGAGTATCAGGTGGCCGAAGACTCCTAGCGAGAATACTAGAATGGCGTACAAGCTCACAGCGATGGGGCTTATGATCCTGCCGTAGTTAATGACTCTCACGTCCCTAGCAGCGTAGAACTGCATGAGCAGCTGGGGCAAGGCCACTTGAGCGATGCTTATCGAGAACGTCACCCCCATTATTAGCGCTGGCACCATGCCCGCCGTCATAGCTGGAGGAGGACCGAAGCCGTCGATCCTAGTCCACAGGGTTCCGTCGAACCTACCTGCAATCTTCATCCTCTCTATTGCTGCGATTCCGGCTTCCCAGCCGCCAACAGCTGACATCACGTAGCTAAAGGTCAGTATCGCGGCCACGAGCATTAGGACGCCTAAGATTAGGTTGTTGAGGGCTGTCGCCTTCAGCCCTCCGAGCCCTACGTAGATTACTACTGGGATGAGTAGGAGGAGGAGGCCTACCTCATACGTAGTGTCTAGAAGGACGGAGAGTACCTTAGCCCCTGCCATGAACACACTGCTTGCGTAGAGGACGAAGAGGAAGATTATGACCACGGCGGCTGTGGCCTTAGCCATCGTGCTCTGGTAGCGGTGCCCTACGAAGTCCGAGATGCTTATGATCCCGGTCTTAGACGCGTACTTATACAGCCTCTCAGCGACCAGCACCCATGCTAGCACCACGCCAATGACGTGCCACGCCGTAAGCCAAGCGCCAAAGCCGAGGTTGAATAGATAAGTAGCGCCGCCCCCAGCTATGAAAGAAGCCGCGCTGAAGTAGGTGGCCATGAAGGAGAAGCTCAGTACCCAAGCCCCTAGGCCTCGCCCAGCTAGGAAGTAGCCCACCATCGACCTGCTGACCCCGTACCCAGTCGCCCCTATGATGATGGTTATCGCGATTAGCGCTATGACTATGGCTATATCTATCATCACGCTCCACCCCCGCGCCTAGCCTTTACTATGCCGTAAACAATTCCGAGCACTAGCACCACGAAGGCTATCACATACCCTGCCGTTATTGCTGGGTCTAGTGGAGGCATTCGATCACCGAGAGCTTATATAAAGCAAAGGGAGCTTATAGCCTTTTATGAATTAGGCTATTAAGCTATAAGGTGTTTAAGGCAGTGGTGGCAGTAGAGCGAAGGAGTAGAACTCCCTCAACAAAAGTGACAGGGTAGTAGGAGGGCTCAGCAGCGTAAGTCATACGTCATAGTAGCGGGCTAGAGGATTACCATGGAGGGGGGCGGGTCTCAGTTAAATATTGACTAGCAAGACGCCCTCGAGCCTAGGTCCCAGCTAGTATTGAGCCCGTCAAGAGAGCAAGAGAACAAGAGAATTAGCATTAGAAGGAGCGTGATAGCGCTATTGGCCTTCCACTTCCGAAATAGAGTAACCTACTCACTCCTTCAAATTCTATTGCTTTGCACTTATCCTTAAAACGTAGGAATTGACCTTCCCAACCTTTTGGCAGAGTAGTATTTCGTAGTTATCGCTAAAACCAAAACTTCCTTAGCTATCAACATAGCATGCCCCACGCCTATAGGATACTCGATGACTTTTAACTCTGGCGCAGTCACTGGTACCTTAAGCAATGTACATTCTAGTATTATTTTCAAGGCAAGGTTAAGGAGGTGCGCAGGGTGGACAGGGGTGATGACCGTTCCTCGCTTAGCAGTTTCTCATCCAGTGGCTCTGTTAATGTTGAGTATAAAATGATGAGGGTGGCAATAACCGTTAAGAGGGTGAAGGCGCTAACCATATATTTGTTTTTGAGGAAGTTAATAAGCTAATAGATAGAATAGATAGTGTATATAAATAGTAAATTGAATAATTTTAATGCCTCTGCGCCTCACACTTTATGATGTATAAAGGTACAAGTCAGTGCTCTATAATCAATTCATGAGGTGCCTAGAGACTCAATGGGCTTAGGTTGACCTACGAAGGGCCCACGCACGCTCATAGCTGATATGCAGGGACGTGCGTTTAAGCTCATACACAGCTTGATATACAAAACTGAAAGCTACATAAGTCCAATGAAGTGCCGGATTACATCAACTGAAGTGCCCCGGCCGGGATTTGAACCCGGGTCACCGGCTCGAAAGGCCGATATACTTGACCGGGCTATACTACCGGGGCCTGTTGAAGGCTCAACATCGACTCTCTTAAACTTTGCTCGCCTAATTATTGACCTAGTTAAACCGCGATGCCCCCTCTCCCTCGCTCCTAGAAGTCTTCTCCTCTTCACGGTATTACTCATGTATGCTCAGCGTATGTTGCATTATGTAAAGGCGGCTGAAATATATAATGGCTCTTACCTAAATAGGCAGAGAGGTAAATGGCTCTAATAGTCATGTGCTCTAGGTGCGGCTTTGAACTCCGTCGCATTGAGGCTGAGGATAGCTCTTTATCAGCTAAGACGCCCTTACTTATGGATGTATCGAGGCGCTACGGTAGCAAGTGCCCTAATTGCTCTAAGATCCTCAACTTGAAGCCGGTATCTATTGAAGTAAAGATGGCTGGATCCCCTCTGCCAAAGCCAAGCTGGCTGGGCATAAAGCCA comes from the Candidatus Nezhaarchaeota archaeon genome and includes:
- a CDS encoding DUF131 domain-containing protein codes for the protein MAKCDLCRLGEASYVCHRCGVRACAKCFDEPLWLCRNCLSITPPLVVSPRPPSKLPALMRIAGALLIAVGVLLFALIPLIAGGELAGGGFVFIGPIPIAFGVGEAWPLILASVALMAIVLITFLAFLRALV
- a CDS encoding sodium/solute symporter (Members of the Solute:Sodium Symporter (SSS), TC 2.A.21 as described in tcdb.org, catalyze solute:Na+ symport. Known solutes for members of the family include sugars, amino acids, nucleosides, inositols, vitamins, urea or anions, depending on the system.); amino-acid sequence: MIDIAIVIALIAITIIIGATGYGVSRSMVGYFLAGRGLGAWVLSFSFMATYFSAASFIAGGGATYLFNLGFGAWLTAWHVIGVVLAWVLVAERLYKYASKTGIISISDFVGHRYQSTMAKATAAVVIIFLFVLYASSVFMAGAKVLSVLLDTTYEVGLLLLLIPVVIYVGLGGLKATALNNLILGVLMLVAAILTFSYVMSAVGGWEAGIAAIERMKIAGRFDGTLWTRIDGFGPPPAMTAGMVPALIMGVTFSISIAQVALPQLLMQFYAARDVRVINYGRIISPIAVSLYAILVFSLGVFGHLILDPAIPPGMVGDLLKDPDRVIPMIVMRLMPPGVSGLVAASILAASISTLAVVLIVLSASLVRDIIQTAKPGTAEPKLVAMARVMPLIFALIAMGLAFSPPGIIVEVVGAAFGTIFACFVGPVTIGLYWKGATKAGTIASMVSGLVIGLTWFLFIYRKFPAPTHPLAWVYPVVPALVISLLLFFLVSFFTKKPPKEVLDLLG